In a single window of the Drosophila albomicans strain 15112-1751.03 chromosome 3, ASM965048v2, whole genome shotgun sequence genome:
- the LOC117571523 gene encoding solute carrier family 22 member 7-like, whose translation MEHHEIKSNTDKQKPVDVEPRKDNILDALIINIGQCGRFQIINYVMLCLPIICNAIYSLSYVFTASSVGHRCSISECDNLTSKFIEPWLNFSIPENNGKWDDCEHYEALSGMKGPCEARFFNSTRRVACDAGYKFKDRENTISREFDIFCSDKWKLSMVGTVNNVGQFVGIPLGGYLADRYGRKLILVITGVLSALCGLARSYAPDYYTFLSFEFLDMAVGSTLYPTAFLLAIEFVGPKHRVVAATFISSTYGLAEAGMGYLAGYILDWRVLLRLLYTPALLHLIFICYLPESVRWLLSQSREEDAIHTLRRVARINQRSLPEDQLNELIRTNRELVASSKATQGHYSVKQIFSALGLRIAQCCFLWFTNTLITLGLTLNSVGLSGNKFQNFSMMGFMQLPGIVLSMLLMHRIGRRWTLSMFLSSSAVLLLTMALFAEDYPSFAGPLYFLAKMTSTGSFMVLYFFTSEIFPTSCRNSLLSFCSMVGRFGSMLAPQTPLLINYYKYAPHLLFATFGLLASVIAMFFPETANKVLPTTLEEARALDRSQQMKQTKISKVSKTAV comes from the exons ATGGAACACCATGAGATCAAGTCAAACACTGACAAGCAAAAGCCAGTAGACGTCGAACCGAGAAAGGACAATATTTTGGATGCGTTGATCATTAACATTGGACAATGTGGACGCTTTCAAATTATCAACTATGTGATGCTCTGCTTGCCTATCATTTGCAACGCCATCTACTCATTATCCTATGTGTTCACAGCCAGTAGTGTGGGCCACAG GTGTAGCATAAGTGAATGTGATAATCTTACTAGCAAATTTATTGAGCCTTGGCTAAACTTCTCGATACCAGAGAATAATGGTAAATGGGATGATTGTGAGCATTATGAAGCATTGTCCGGCATGAAAGGACCTTGTGAAGCTCGCTTTTTTAACAGCACTCGTAGAGTTGCTTGCGATGCGGGCTACAAATTTAAGGATAGAGAGAATACTATATCAAGGGAG TTTGACATCTTTTGCTCAGATAAATGGAAACTTTCGATGGTCGGAACTGTCAACAATGTTGGACAATTCGTGGGCATACCATTGGGTGGATATCTAGCAGATCG ATATGGTCGTAAATTAATACTTGTTATTACTGGAGTATTGAGTGCACTGTGTGGACTAGCGAGATCTTATGCTCCCGATTACTATACTTTCCTATCGTTTGAATTTTTGGATATGGCTGTGGGGAGCACATTGTATCCCACAGCATTTTTACTGGCAATCGAATTTGTTGGTCCCAAACATCGAGTGGTAGCCGCAACGTTCATTAGCTCCACCTACGGTCTGGCAGAGGCGGGAATGGGATATTTGGCTGGTTATATTCTAGATTGGCGAGTGCTGCTCCGATTACTTTACACTCCAGCTTTGCTGCatcttattttcatttgctatCTGCCCGAGAGTGTACGCTGGTTGCTCAGTCAATCGAGGGAAGAGGACGCCATTCACACTTTGCGACGAGTTGCACGAATCAATCAGCGATCTTTGCCAGAAGATCAGCTTAACGAGTTGATACGAACCAATCGTGAATTAGTGGCTAGCTCGAAAGCAACTCAAGGTCATTACAGTGTTAAACAGATCTTTAGTGCACTTGGTTTGCGCATTGCACAGTGCTGTTTCTTATGGTTTACCAACACTTTAATCACTCTAGGATTAACCCTCAACTCCGTTGGATTGAGTGGAAATAAATTCCAGAATTTCAGCATGATGGGATTTATGCAGTTGCCGGGTATCGTGCTTAGCATGCTGTTAATGCATCGCATTGGACGTCGTTGGACCCTAAGCATGTTCCTCAGCTCTTCTGCTGTTCTACTGCTGACAATGGCACTTTTTGCAGAAG atTATCCCTCATTTGCTGGGCCACTCTACTTTCTAGCAAAAATGACTTCAACTGGCAGCTTTATggttttatacttttttacCTCAGAAATATTTCCGACCAGTTGCCGCAACAGTTTGCTTTCATTCTGTTCCATGGTGGGTCGCTTTGGTTCCATGTTGGCGCCACAAACCCCTTTATTG ATAAACTACTATAAGTATGCGCCACATTTGCTGTTTGCCACATTTGGTTTGCTGGCCTCGGTGATTGCCATGTTTTTTCCCGAAACAGCTAATAAAGTATTACCTACAACGTTGGAGGAAGCACGTGCCTTGGACAGAAGTCagcaaatgaaacaaacaaaaatttccaAAGTCTCAAAAACTGCTGtataa
- the LOC117567068 gene encoding uncharacterized protein LOC117567068: MVKILQAYNFAKQQTYALNGDILAATLIGNNRIAISSAEQFIEIYDIAGKQLHLSEQQDYVPQEDTSTRDATASPPPAVDERMPARYTLATVGEVVQLIYCEAGKYLLTLEKEQAGSPVHSNSTSISCTSSSNSNTVCSEDDTKMFVRIYANFWKFPDAKLNELPITIRIASMTTPKTPLVESIDVIELPLRSPPELVQCCQTSGNIIVSSRDRIYLYEYTQCVHENTQPRFSFIDFLPFKFFVQLNFVPLRLCLAENVIACLSHRYCVAFKVVDALTSKAAAATAHDLSCLDNDYAGDEPLSESLSLGSKASAAAVSSTHSQHSCESDSLQSSSSAKPALINGTGLAGRTPLDFNVARLVNTAYGREFEPELRSQWDQCENGGGRGGGQEDNAQEITIAPQRAADIKIKLINEAKAMNVRGIAAGGSNALEDASVQYDVRKLLQICMKSSEPQSRVLDILRCMDLKAIYQRSSEQQMEEDDEYDMGNQQVPSAVTTFKHVNRRTLKSSQHQRCIGHALLVASSVDGYLYQFCAQGKWYSENEKPVASYSFTAPVLQVHLNDYVVYAVTSESVETHTSRIGHKLFHNRFEYPSIGGLFPEESSPDVSSAIAVIGLAAFMHVQFVCVNREQLVLITNAALELHKRRSTGDVAVVQVKRNIAARFLAEAKAKHSSLLRSSSTAAQSSVINEWTLYSLEVPKVEHIIEDLEGIAESYRSASHSNFFDLMEEAHVMLRLSLTLQGERLSPEREQELRKMFVANCRKLADFSIRSNKQEVYLQATGFYKMCQLQLVEIFNNYITQFEDNKTDVETSQLVGLIYTVKLFLLGLGTDRRKSSFLHQTVPPYFTPARVIQQGYKQVPLSLEFLNMFIKHAPADIPHIMLGSPVVADAMSGELINYLKYLDTLTPDENLLLAVTACRMSNYLLAQETITRSTRRSLATALIRNKNVLFDDSTVLYQRRQQVEQQNPTQLTTRKRSRRGAAPAKGKSSGGGAATPTPSAIVSFSDFCETILLANEQPALIEAISDAFIHALCIEHSITLDVVLQLFLNYIASHIGQKGYQTSQKVFVSILQVYYYDLYDVSSSLQPHEVRSQTPPQLDDDYDDECSSSRAPSIHSEADVQSLSSSCASSAPDERSISGRQQRIVYDQLQDQQGGSSPYQKRSSNASLSQPQPDDDMAATNLKGLKILFRMYMGRLKSLSDLITDLQSADVEQQSSREEFLNLRMECIAYMVGLSPNYCTKPSVRNVNDPLSNKLVFVPYIPDYKLPEGEEFERHINAYVRPIPCLLERPQYLNRLPPFERSDFSYPKKDEGEFEVRFTGWHNELLTLTLKIQSLLASSKVHREIISEFLAFIQKAQHLIGIDSFLVIILPKNLAINYMLSFCPAYLWQYGKSCGFTPKHWESLLRKILSKQDSLPNWKTHIAEILNNLVTELSFEELLQCFPSEVIQNRNTAQYFAKEFAETCVLYEHEQLVFKTPEHAADSRDHLPMDNIDEDNVFELTLRKAVAKQRSIALRSMIESTGTQLFDATSNPMYNL, from the exons ATGGTGAAGATATTGCAGGCATACAATTTTGCGAAGCAGCAGACTTATGCACTCAATGGCGACATCCTGGCAGCCACCTTAATTGGCAACAATCGCATCGCCATAAGCAGCGCCGAGCAATTCATCGAGATCTATGACATTGCTGGCAAGCAGTTGCATTTATCTGAACAGCAGGATTATGTACCGCAGGAGGATACATCTACAAGAGATGCGACAGCTTCTCCGCCGCCAGCCGTAGATGAACGCATGCCAGCCAGATATACGCTGGCCACAGTTGGCGAGGTGGTACAGCTCATCTACTGTGAAGCGG GCAAATACTTGCTTACCCTGGAAAAGGAGCAGGCTGGCAGTCCAGTGCACTCGAACAGCACCAGCATTAGCTGCACatcgagcagcaacagcaacacagtTTGCTCCGAGGATGACACCAAAATGTTTGTACGCATCTATGCGAACTTTTGGAAGTTTCCCGATGCCAAGCTGAATGAGTTGCCCATCACCATACGCATTGCCTCGATGACAACACCCAAGACGCCGCTGGTGGAGAGCATTGATGTGATTGAGCTGCCGCTGCGCAGTCCACCAGAGTTGGTGCAATGCTGTCAAACCTCGGGCAATATCATCGTGAGCAGCAGGGATCGTATCTATCTGTACGAATATACACAGTGTGTGCATGAGAATACACAGCCGCGATTTTCCTTCATCGATTTCCTACCCTTCAAGTTCTTTGTGCAACTGAACTTTGTGCCATTACGTCTGTGTCTAGCCGAGAATGTGATCGCCTGTCTAAGTCATCGCTATTGTGTAGCTTTCAAAGTTGTGGATGCATTAActagcaaagcagcagcagcaacggcgcATGATTTAAGCTGCCTGGACAACGATTATGCTGGCGATGAGCCACTGTCCGAGTCACTCAGCTTGGGTAGCAAGGCGAGTGCAGCGGCTGTCAGCAGCACGCACAGCCAGCATAGCTGTGAGAGTGACTCGCTGCAATCGTCAAGCAGCGCCAAACCTGCACTGATCAATGGAACTGGTTTGGCTGGACGCACGCCATTGGATTTCAATGTGGCACGACTAGTGAATACTGCATACGGGCGTGAATTTGAGCCGGAGTTGCGTTCGCAGTGGGACCAGTGTGAGAACGGCGGCGGTCGCGGTGGCGGTCAGGAAGACAATGCGCAAGAGATAACCATAGCTCCGCAACGTGCAGCGGATATTAAAATCAAGCTGATCAACGAGGCAAAGGCCATGAATGTGCGCGGCATTGCAGCCGGAGGAAGCAACGCTTTAGAGGATGCTTCGGTGCAGTATGATGTGCGAAAGTTGCTGCAAATCTGCATGAAGTCCTCTGAACCGCAGTCCCGGGTCTTGGACATATTGCGTTGTATGGATTTGAAGGCGATTTACCAGCGTAGCAGCGAACAGCAAATGGAGGAGGACGACGAGTACGACATGGGTAATCAGCAGGTGCCCAGTGCAGTGACCACATTCAAGCACGTCAATCGTCGCACATTGAAGTCCTCGCAGCATCAGCGATGCATTGGACATGCGCTGCTCGTGGCCAGCAGCGTGGATGGCTATTTGTATCAGTTCTGTGCCCAGGGCAAGTGGTACAGTGAGAACGAGAAGCCTGTGGCCAGCTATAGCTTTACAGCGCCCGTGTTGCAAGTGCATCTCAATGATTATGTTGTCTATGCGGTTACCTCGGAGTCTGTGGAAACGCACACTTCTCGCATTGGCCATAAGCTGTTCCACAATCGCTTCGAGTACCCGAGCATTGGTGGCCTGTTCCCAGAGGAATCTTCGCCAGATGTTAGCTCAGCAATTGCAGTTATTGGACTGGCCGCCTTTATGCATGTGCAGTTTGTCTGTGTCAATCGAGAGCAGCTGGTGCTAATCACAAATGCCGCGCTTGAGCTGCACAAGCGGCGCAGCACTGGCGACGTGGCTGTAGTGCAGGTGAAGCGCAACATTGCCGCCAGATTTCTAGCTGAAGCAAAGGCCAAGCACAGCAGTTTGCTGAGAAGCAGTAGCACAGCTGCCCAATCTTCGGTGATCAACGAATGGACACTGTACAGTCTGGAGGTGCCGAAGGTGGAGCACATTATTGAGGATCTCGAGGGTATTGCCGAATCGTATCGCAGTGCGAGTCACTCGAATTTCTTTGATCTTATGGAGGAGGCTCACGTTATGTTGCGGCTGAGTCTTACACTGCAAGGCGAGCGTCTAAGTCCGGAGCGGGAGCAGGAGCTGCGCAAGATGTTTGTCGCCAATTGCAGGAAGCTAGCTGACTTTTCTATACG CTCCAATAAGCAGGAGGTTTATCTGCAAGCCACCGGTTTCTATAAAATGTGTCAGCTGCAGTTGGTGGAAATTTTCAACAACTATATTACGCAATTCGAGGACAACAAGACGGATGTGGAGACTTCGCAGCTAGTTGGTCTCATTTACACAGTTAAACTATTTCTGCTTGGACTCGGTACAGACCGTCGCAAATCTTCGTTTTTGCATCAAACCGTGCCGCCATACTTTACACCCGCTCGTGTCATTCAACAAGGCTACAAGCAGGTTCCACTTTCATTGGAGTTCCTCAACATGTTTATTAAGCATGCACCTGCAGATATACCCCACATAATGCTTGGTTCACCAGTTGTGGCGGATGCCATGAGCGGTGAATTGATCAACTATCTAAAGTACTTGGATACGCT AACACCTGATGAGAATTTGCTTTTGGCAGTGACAGCTTGTCGCATGTCCAATTACCTGCTGGCCCAGGAGACAATCACCAGGTCAACGCGTCGCAGCTTGGCCACAGCATTGATTAGGAATAAGAACGTGCTCTTCGATGACAGCACTGTGCTCTATCAACGACGCCAGCAAGTGGAGCAGCAGAATCCAACACAGTTAACAACTCGCAAGCGCTCGCGCCGTGGAGCCGCACCAGCAAAGGGTAAATCTTCAGGCGGAGGCGCTGCAACACCAACACCTAGTGCCATTGTTTCTTTTTCGGATTTCTGCGAAACTATTCTGTTGGCCAACGAGCAGCCTGCATTGATTGAGGCCATAAGTGACGCCTTCATTCATGCGTTGTGCATTGAGCACAGCATAACGTTGGACGTGGTGCTGCAACTGTTCCTCAACTACATTGCCTCGCATATTGGACAGAAGGGTTATCAGACCTCGCAAAAGGTGTTTGTCAGCATCTTGCAAGTCTATTACTATGATCTCTACGATGTGAGCTCATCGCTGCAGCCGCATGAGGTGCGTTCGCAAACGCCGCCACAGCTAGATGATGATTACGATGACGAATGCAGCAGTTCGCGAGCTCCTTCGATACACAGCGAAGCGGATGTTCAATCACTGTCTAGTTCGTGTGCCAGTTCGGCGCCCGATGAGCGATCCATTAGTGGACGACAGCAGCGAATTGTGTACGATCAGTTGCAGGATCAACAAGGCGGATCATCGCCCTATCAAAAGCGTAGCTCAAACGCATCACTATCACAACCGCAACCGGATGATGACATGGCTGCAACTAATCTCAAAGGTCTTAAGATACTATTCCGCATGTATATGGGACGCTTGAAGTCGCTGAGTGATCTCATTACGGATCTGCAGTCCGCTGATGTAGAGCAGCAAAGTAGTCGCGAAGAGTTCCTCAATCTGCGCATGGAATGCATTGCATATATGGTGGGCCTGTCACCGAATTATTGCACCAAGCCAAGTGTACGCAATGTCAATGATCCACTATCGAACAAATTGGTATTTGTGCCATATATACCTGATTATAAGCTGCCAGAGGGCGAGGAATTCGAGCGGCATATCAATGCCTATGTTCGACCAATTCCCTGTCTTCTGGAAAGGCCGCAATACTTGAATCGTTTGCCACCCTTTGAGCGAAGCGACTTTAGTTATCCCAAAAAGGATGAAGGCGAGTTTGAAGTGCGCTTTACGGGCTGGCACAATGAATTGCTGACGTTGACTCTTAAGATTCAAAGTCTGTTGGCATCCAGCAAGGTTCATCGTGAGATCATCTCCGAGTTTCTGGCATTTATACAGAAAGCACAGCACTTAATTGGCATTGATAGTTTCTTGGTAATAATATTACCAAAGAACTTGGCCATCAATTATATGCTAAGCTTTTGTCCGGCGTATTTGTGGCAGTATGGCAAG TCCTGTGGCTTCACTCCAAAACATTGGGAATCGCTATTAAGGAAGATACTTAGCAAACAGGATTCTTTGCCGAATTGGAAAACACATATTGCAG AGATTCTCAATAATCTGGTAACGGAACTTAGCTTTGAGGAGCTGCTGCAATGCTTCCCCAGCGAAGTCATACAGAATCGGAATACAGCACAATATTTTGCCAAGGAATTTGCGGAAACTTGCGTTCTGTATGAGCACGAGCAATTGGTATTCAAGACACCTGAGCATGCAGCCGATAGCAGAGATCACTTACCGATGGATAACATTGATGAGGATAATGTGTTTGAGCTTACATTAAGAAAGGCTGTTGCCAAACAGCGCAGCATTGCATTGCGCTCGATGATCGAGTCAACAGGAACTCAGCTGTTTGATGCTACCAGTAATCCCATGTATAATCTATGA
- the LOC117570892 gene encoding organic cation transporter protein, with translation MLGDKRSGTSNGNANGVVCVDESSTTSNGHAVESATENVEASTSEDNSLDAILVRIGQFGRYQIINYVLLCVPMVFNAFFSISYVFTASTVVHRCNITQCDSPSSLYEEPWLNFTVPIKNSEWDACTRYSTVNQTFLSDPSSDMCVADFFGNRTERCGTDLKFRDEEKTISTEFGIFCNDEWMLSLVGTINNVGQFVGIPIGGFFADRYGRRTMLAFAGALSAIMGIIRSLSTNYYMFLVFEFLDMAVGSTLFPTAFLLAIELVGPKRRVAAATIITIFYALGEGFLGFLASQVQDWRWLLRVLYAPAILQILFLWILPESVRWLLSQGQEQRAASVLRRAAKINKRSLPEDQLDELITTNRTKLRQANESPYPIMQAARFFIWRIANCCFCWFTHTLIALGLSLNSVNLGGSKYTNFMLNGVIQIPGLLLPLIIMDRIGRRYSLCASMLICAICMGASAAIGSEDYAGSLTLFLIGKLAITCSFQILYFFTSEIFPTNVRNSLLSLCSMVGRIGSMLAPQTPLLAKYYEHAPSILFATFALVSGFLTLGFPETADKVLPTTMEDARDLNVVRQVYSDDNEEQEEELPRKMC, from the exons ATGTTGGGCGATAAGAGAAGCGGGActagcaatggcaatgccaacgGCGTTGTCTGCGTCGACGAGAGTTCCACAACGTCCAATGGACATGCCGTTGAGTCGGCAACTGAGAATGTCGAGGCATCCACGAGTGAAGATAATTCTCTCGATGCGATTCTCGTTAGAATCGGCCAATTTGGACGGTATCAAATCATCAAttatgtgttgttgtgtgtccCCATGGTGTTTAACGCGTTCTTCTCGATCTCATATGTATTCACAGCCAGCACAGTGGTGCACAG ATGTAATATCACCCAATGCGATAGTCCAAGCAGTTTGTATGAAGAGCCTTGGCTAAACTTTACAGTTCCTATAAAGAACTCTGAATGGGATGCATGCACTCGCTATTCAACAGTAAATCAAACATTCTTAAGTGATCCCTCAAGTGACATGTGTGTTGCAGACTTTTTTGGTAATCGTACCGAACGATGCGGCACCGATTTAAAATTTCGAGATGAAGAGAAAACTATTTCAACAGAG tTTGGCATCTTTTGCAACGACGAGTGGATGCTCTCCTTGGTAGGCACCATTAACAATGTGGGACAGTTTGTTGGTATTCCCATAGGTGGTTTCTTTGCAGATCG ATATGGTCGTCGCACTATGCTGGCATTCGCAGGAGCTTTGAGTGCTATTATGGGCATCATACGATCATTGTCCACCAACTATTACATGTTTTTGGTCTTCGAATTTCTGGACATGGCCGTGGGCAGCACACTGTTCCCAACTGCTTTTCTGCTGGCCATTGAGTTGGTTGGTCCCAAGCGTCGTGTGGCTGCTGCAACAATTATCACAATATTCTATGCTCTGGGTGAAGGATTTTTGGGCTTCCTGGCATCGCAGGTTCAGGATTGGCGTTGGTTACTCCGAGTGCTCTATGCACCTGCGATACTTCAGATACTCTTCCTCTGGATTCTGCCGGAGAGTGTGCGTTGGCTGCTAAGTCAGGGCCAAGAGCAGCGAGCGGCGTCTGTATTGAGGCGTGCagccaaaataaataagcgaTCTCTGCCTGAGGATCAGCTGGATGAGCTGATCACAACAAATCGCACGAAGTTGCGGCAAGCCAATGAGAGCCCGTATCCCATCATGCAGGCAGCTCGATTCTTCATCTGGCGCATTGCCAACTGTTGCTTCTGTTGGTTCACACATACCCTGATTGCCCTGGGTTTAAGTTTAAACTCTGTAAATCTAGGCGGCAGCAAGTATACGAATTTCATGCTAAATGGTGTTATTCAAATTCCTGGACTACTTCTGCCTCTCATCATAATGGATAGAATTGGCAGAAGATATTCTCTGTGTGCATCCATGTTGATATGTGCCATTTGCATGGGTGCATCAGCAGCAATCGGATCGG aagaCTATGCTGGATCTTTAACGCTTTTCCTAATTGGCAAGCTTGCCATAACATGCAGCTTTcagattttgtatttctttacCTCAGAAATCTTTCCTACAAATGTGCGCAACAGTTTGCTCTCACTTTGTTCTATGGTGGGACGCATTGGCTCCATGCTGGCACCGCAAACACCATTGCTG GCCAAATACTACGAGCATGCCCCGTCTATACTATTCGCCACATTTGCCTTGGTCAGTGGTTTCCTGACGCTTGGTTTTCCGGAGACAGCAGATAAGGTGTTGCCCACAACAATGGAGGATGCTCGGGATTTGAATGTGGTGCGCCAAGTATATTCAGATGATAATGAGGAGCAGGAAGAGGAGTTGCCTAGAAAAATGTGCTGA